A genomic stretch from bacterium includes:
- a CDS encoding TonB-dependent receptor has translation MINTIILTLILFNQSQLIDSVAIFDFASTKATGIQAVKMTNMFRAELGKLIPVLTKEREESIGISSAMTLVDVTKLCREANISGVVGGKVKKISNKYRVQVIFHNFSNNRTDTIVTVNGDLSQSAQLLAKSIFHIKKGEEELEFGSIQIGTNPSGAEILLDGEYVGNTPTRLDLIPFGEHSILLSKKGYNTAIKLIVLYPGKISTLTETLIPITGTLLIPNDKMPVYLLDEVVVRGERIKEKLFETPKGVDIISRREIEYSGARDVPSLLSQVSGVSVVDPTGSGIFSSIKIRGMDPSKYTAVAIDGVVINDLDGKVNWSNVPIELVKRVEIIKSSLSTYGGKAAGGIVNIMTKEKEKNKFSISTTDGKDIGLGITFSASDVWSVWANTNGRKGRGWRDEETYDIRSFYAKSSFPMDRSSNIALSFDLQNNNITLPGGLTASEIATNPEAAGDDKEKKYQQTIRLSSQYMSEGKDYNFLLNFNAMPQTYDIELPLLKQRMNGINLSGNSSYKKDNFTLTSNVDWEFDRRRTTKNYIIPEKDTSADDNAQLINPRISMEWKEKFYGVSITPGINAEWVGYWFQNGAIGAPSPSYTSAFSPNLGFLIDAKGFDIFASFDRALRLPKPYEKVKNIELKPEFLSTSEAGIRIKKSNMNASISVFYIKIADQILADANTFTNYGNAFHRGIESAMDLRVTDAISLFSTYTTLEAKSLAEDDSTYFVPGNPFQEAEIGLRISKIPVFSLTGSYRWKGKSYIDYKNEFGTIPPYGTVDVTSKFIIRSNVSLTLGLNNLLDEKGKNFGYKLNNEARYYPIPPRGFRVEGGIDF, from the coding sequence ATGATAAATACTATAATTTTAACTTTAATTTTATTTAATCAGTCACAGTTAATAGATTCAGTTGCAATATTTGACTTTGCATCCACTAAAGCAACAGGGATTCAGGCTGTCAAGATGACAAATATGTTTAGAGCAGAATTAGGGAAACTTATCCCCGTATTAACTAAAGAAAGAGAGGAAAGCATAGGAATCTCCAGCGCTATGACACTTGTGGATGTTACAAAATTATGTAGAGAAGCAAACATTTCTGGTGTTGTAGGTGGAAAAGTTAAAAAGATTTCTAATAAATATCGCGTTCAAGTTATATTTCACAATTTTTCTAATAATAGAACGGATACTATTGTTACAGTTAACGGTGATCTTTCTCAATCTGCCCAATTGCTTGCAAAATCTATTTTTCACATAAAAAAAGGTGAGGAAGAATTAGAGTTTGGTAGTATTCAAATCGGAACTAATCCATCCGGGGCTGAAATTTTACTTGATGGTGAATATGTTGGTAATACACCTACAAGACTTGACCTTATTCCATTCGGGGAACATTCTATTTTATTGTCAAAAAAAGGATATAATACAGCAATAAAACTTATAGTTCTTTATCCCGGGAAAATATCTACCTTGACAGAAACCCTTATCCCAATAACCGGAACTCTTTTGATTCCAAATGATAAAATGCCTGTTTATTTACTGGATGAAGTAGTCGTCAGGGGAGAGAGGATAAAAGAGAAATTATTCGAAACTCCAAAAGGAGTAGACATAATATCTCGTAGAGAAATAGAGTATTCAGGGGCAAGAGATGTCCCTTCCTTATTATCTCAGGTATCAGGAGTATCAGTCGTTGACCCTACCGGAAGCGGAATCTTTAGTTCTATTAAAATAAGAGGAATGGATCCTTCTAAATATACGGCAGTTGCTATAGATGGGGTAGTTATAAACGACCTTGATGGAAAAGTTAATTGGAGTAACGTTCCTATTGAATTAGTGAAAAGGGTAGAAATAATTAAAAGTTCACTTTCTACCTATGGCGGGAAAGCTGCCGGCGGTATAGTAAATATTATGACAAAAGAGAAAGAGAAAAATAAATTTTCAATATCTACAACGGATGGAAAAGATATTGGGTTGGGAATTACTTTTTCTGCTTCAGATGTATGGTCAGTATGGGCAAATACAAACGGAAGGAAGGGAAGAGGATGGCGAGACGAAGAGACTTACGATATAAGGAGTTTCTATGCTAAATCTAGTTTTCCAATGGATAGAAGTAGTAATATTGCTCTATCTTTTGACCTGCAAAATAACAATATTACACTCCCCGGTGGACTTACCGCATCAGAAATAGCTACAAATCCTGAAGCAGCAGGAGATGATAAGGAAAAAAAGTATCAGCAAACTATAAGATTATCCTCTCAGTATATGTCCGAAGGTAAGGATTATAATTTTTTACTGAATTTCAATGCAATGCCTCAAACTTATGATATAGAACTCCCGTTGTTAAAACAAAGGATGAATGGAATAAATCTTTCCGGGAATAGTAGTTATAAAAAGGATAATTTTACGCTAACGTCTAATGTTGATTGGGAGTTTGATCGTAGACGAACGACTAAAAATTATATAATTCCCGAAAAGGATACAAGTGCGGATGATAATGCTCAACTTATAAATCCCAGAATCTCAATGGAATGGAAGGAAAAATTTTATGGCGTATCCATAACACCGGGAATTAACGCAGAGTGGGTAGGATATTGGTTCCAAAATGGCGCAATAGGTGCCCCATCGCCAAGTTATACATCTGCTTTCTCGCCTAATTTGGGCTTTCTGATAGATGCAAAGGGGTTTGATATTTTTGCCTCTTTTGATAGAGCATTACGCTTACCAAAGCCTTATGAAAAAGTTAAAAACATTGAGCTTAAACCTGAATTTTTATCTACTTCAGAAGCAGGAATTAGGATTAAAAAATCTAATATGAATGCAAGTATTTCTGTCTTTTATATAAAGATTGCAGACCAGATTCTTGCTGATGCAAATACCTTTACAAATTATGGAAATGCTTTCCATCGGGGGATAGAAAGTGCGATGGATTTAAGAGTGACAGATGCAATTTCGCTATTCTCAACATATACTACACTTGAAGCAAAATCCCTTGCAGAGGATGACAGTACTTATTTTGTCCCCGGGAATCCATTTCAGGAAGCAGAAATAGGATTAAGAATTAGTAAAATTCCGGTATTTTCCTTAACGGGTAGTTACAGATGGAAAGGAAAATCTTATATAGATTATAAAAATGAATTTGGAACAATTCCTCCTTATGGGACAGTTGATGTAACATCAAAATTTATAATTC
- the tgt gene encoding tRNA guanosine(34) transglycosylase Tgt: MPEKYWEVVHQSKISRARVCKLHTAHGIVETPVFMPVGTQGTVKTQVWKNLKDIGAQLVCMNAYHLYLRPGTEIIKKAGGIHNFTGLKNIPVLTDSGGFQVFSLSDLRKIDDDGVTFKSHLDGSSHRFTPEIVAKIQNDIGSDIKMILDECVRWPATIETCEQSVKRTTNWAGRCKEANEGNLIFGIVQGGSYLDLRKYACREMLKIGLDGIAIGGVFCGEPKNVSYEIVSGLSEELPDDKPHYVMGAGEPEDIMECVKYGIDMFDCVLPTREGRTGTAFTNEGKLVIKNAIYKEDFAPISDTCDCYTCANYTRAYIRHLFNTNEILGPVLLTLHNINYYIKLMQRIKNLILEDKL, translated from the coding sequence ATGCCTGAAAAATACTGGGAAGTCGTTCATCAATCTAAAATATCCCGGGCAAGAGTCTGCAAACTCCATACTGCACACGGGATAGTAGAAACCCCCGTTTTTATGCCGGTTGGCACTCAAGGAACGGTTAAAACACAAGTGTGGAAAAACTTAAAAGATATAGGCGCTCAGCTTGTGTGTATGAATGCCTATCATCTTTATCTTAGACCCGGAACGGAAATTATTAAAAAGGCAGGCGGGATTCATAATTTTACCGGATTAAAAAACATACCTGTGTTAACTGATTCCGGTGGGTTTCAAGTCTTCTCTCTCTCGGATTTACGAAAAATAGATGATGACGGAGTAACTTTTAAGTCCCATCTTGACGGTTCAAGCCATAGATTCACGCCCGAAATTGTAGCTAAAATTCAAAATGATATAGGGTCGGATATTAAAATGATACTGGACGAATGTGTTCGTTGGCCTGCAACGATAGAAACGTGTGAACAGTCCGTAAAACGCACGACTAATTGGGCAGGGAGATGTAAGGAAGCAAACGAAGGCAATTTGATATTTGGTATAGTTCAAGGAGGCAGTTATTTAGACTTGCGAAAATATGCCTGCAGGGAGATGTTAAAAATCGGACTTGATGGAATAGCTATCGGCGGGGTATTTTGCGGGGAACCTAAAAATGTATCGTATGAAATAGTATCCGGTTTGTCAGAGGAATTGCCGGACGATAAACCACATTATGTTATGGGAGCAGGAGAACCGGAAGACATTATGGAATGCGTAAAATATGGGATTGATATGTTTGATTGTGTATTGCCGACAAGGGAAGGAAGAACCGGAACCGCATTTACGAATGAAGGAAAATTAGTAATAAAAAACGCAATTTACAAAGAAGATTTTGCTCCTATTTCAGATACCTGTGATTGTTATACCTGTGCAAATTATACCCGCGCATACATAAGGCATTTATTCAATACAAATGAAATATTAGGCCCTGTGCTTTTGACGTTGCATAATATTAATTACTACATAAAATTAATGCAAAGAATCAAAAATTTGATTTTAGAAGATAAGTTATAA
- a CDS encoding energy transducer TonB: MRNALLLSFSLHIVVLGVVPLFALFQKEKPDYPVSAYQVSIMSMPEQPVSTAFTEKTEKPAEDAIKTGKKESKKSEKSEKSKGSKSGYKGKLGNIYPTGDFQYSYYFDIIMAKIDENWRNPYEGESGKISAVVYFVIKRNGEIDRIKLATSSGNYYYDQAALGALYATRKLPPLPEEFKKAELGVNLEFGYVQ, encoded by the coding sequence ATGAGAAATGCATTGTTATTATCTTTTAGCTTACACATTGTTGTGCTTGGCGTAGTCCCTTTGTTTGCATTGTTCCAAAAAGAAAAACCTGATTATCCTGTGAGCGCGTATCAGGTTAGCATAATGTCTATGCCGGAACAACCGGTATCTACGGCATTCACGGAAAAGACAGAAAAGCCGGCAGAAGATGCCATAAAAACAGGGAAAAAAGAATCTAAAAAATCTGAAAAGTCCGAAAAATCAAAAGGTTCGAAATCCGGATACAAGGGAAAACTTGGTAATATTTATCCTACGGGGGATTTTCAATATTCTTATTATTTTGACATAATTATGGCAAAAATAGATGAAAATTGGCGGAATCCATATGAGGGAGAAAGCGGTAAAATTTCTGCGGTAGTCTATTTTGTAATTAAACGGAATGGAGAAATTGACAGGATAAAACTGGCAACGTCCTCGGGTAATTATTATTATGACCAGGCGGCGCTTGGTGCGCTTTATGCTACAAGAAAATTGCCTCCCCTGCCCGAAGAATTTAAAAAAGCGGAACTCGGCGTGAATCTTGAATTTGGATATGTACAATAA
- a CDS encoding DNA/RNA non-specific endonuclease, with amino-acid sequence MRKKGKHENTSILFFISAILLFSLFVLFKQNILSPGKTKFDAMCILPSYIPGNNDIIKHTGYTLKYDESYEQPEWVAYKLTYEMTKGTCKRTDNFRPDPIVKTGSAEPSDYKSSGYDRGHLAPAGDMKWSDKAMSESFYMSNMSPQKPGFNRGIWKKLEEQVRQWAKDNREIYIITGPILSKNLPTIGKNKVAVPSYFYKVILDLKKPEIKGIGFVLPNQSSTNPLTTYAVTIDSVEILTGIDFFPSIQDTLENRIESSLQKNKWGF; translated from the coding sequence ATGAGAAAAAAAGGCAAACATGAAAACACATCTATATTATTTTTTATATCCGCCATTCTCTTGTTTAGTTTGTTTGTCCTGTTTAAGCAAAACATACTCTCCCCCGGCAAGACAAAATTTGATGCTATGTGCATCCTCCCTTCATATATCCCGGGGAACAATGATATAATAAAACATACGGGATATACTCTGAAATATGATGAATCATATGAACAACCCGAATGGGTGGCATATAAATTGACATACGAAATGACAAAAGGAACTTGCAAAAGAACTGATAATTTTCGTCCTGACCCAATAGTAAAAACAGGTTCTGCGGAGCCGTCCGATTATAAAAGTTCAGGTTATGATAGAGGACATCTGGCACCTGCGGGAGATATGAAATGGTCTGATAAAGCAATGTCCGAATCATTCTATATGAGCAATATGAGTCCACAGAAACCGGGGTTTAATAGAGGCATATGGAAAAAACTAGAAGAACAGGTAAGACAATGGGCAAAAGATAACCGAGAAATATATATCATTACGGGACCAATATTATCAAAAAATCTGCCAACTATAGGAAAAAATAAAGTTGCCGTACCGTCTTATTTTTACAAGGTAATTCTTGACTTAAAAAAACCCGAAATCAAAGGGATTGGATTCGTTTTACCCAACCAATCATCAACAAATCCTCTTACAACTTATGCAGTAACTATAGATTCCGTAGAAATCTTAACGGGAATAGACTTCTTCCCCAGCATCCAGGACACTCTGGAAAACAGAATAGAATCTTCCCTACAGAAAAATAAGTGGGGTTTTTAA
- the tolB gene encoding Tol-Pal system beta propeller repeat protein TolB — MNLKLFSGIILVLIPLNTIFAQDVYLRITRGERKKMGVAVIELVAPSDSQKQTAKELKQIIEADLEFSLYFNLIKPETTFVTKLGKIDFPQWFSQGVTTLVSISKGMDLKTKKQTKDLEVTVYDVFLSRKISKKEYTLKYNKRTTAHEISDDIIESLTGEKGINQTKILCAMKKGASKEILTMDYDGETLAQLTKTGELHLSPAWDTRGEYIMFTLYKGSNIYLYGMNLMNRDLNVFSTALGMNTAPAWSPNGNKLALVLTKSGNSEIYTMSRERKNLTRLTVSGCINTSPNWSPNGNEIVFVSDRSGSPQIYIMGSDGSDTRRLTFSGNYNTSPVWSPKGDRIAYVSQEGNRFQIYTISVNGENEMCLTYEGNNEEPSWSPDGLHLCFVSDRGGRYEVYTMHWDGSCQKRIAGLADGCYSSRWSPYFKTTK, encoded by the coding sequence ATGAACTTAAAATTATTTTCCGGAATAATATTGGTATTAATTCCTTTGAATACAATTTTTGCCCAAGATGTATACTTGAGGATTACTAGAGGAGAAAGGAAAAAGATGGGGGTTGCGGTAATTGAACTTGTTGCTCCATCTGATTCGCAGAAACAAACAGCAAAAGAATTAAAACAAATCATAGAAGCAGATTTGGAATTTTCTTTATATTTCAACTTAATAAAACCTGAAACTACTTTTGTTACAAAATTAGGGAAGATAGATTTCCCACAATGGTTTTCGCAGGGTGTAACAACTCTTGTATCCATCTCAAAAGGAATGGACCTGAAAACTAAAAAACAGACAAAAGATTTAGAAGTCACAGTTTATGATGTGTTCTTAAGCCGAAAAATTAGTAAAAAAGAGTATACCCTAAAATATAATAAAAGGACTACAGCACACGAAATATCGGATGATATCATTGAAAGTTTAACCGGAGAAAAGGGTATAAATCAAACAAAAATTTTGTGTGCTATGAAAAAGGGAGCAAGCAAAGAAATCTTGACTATGGATTACGATGGAGAAACACTTGCCCAACTTACAAAAACCGGGGAGTTACATCTTTCCCCTGCCTGGGATACGCGGGGCGAATACATAATGTTCACCTTATATAAAGGTTCAAACATATATTTATACGGTATGAATCTTATGAACAGGGACTTAAATGTTTTTTCGACTGCTCTCGGAATGAATACGGCTCCTGCATGGTCGCCAAATGGAAACAAATTGGCACTTGTATTGACGAAAAGTGGAAACTCAGAAATCTATACGATGTCAAGAGAAAGAAAAAATCTTACAAGACTTACGGTAAGTGGATGCATAAACACATCGCCCAATTGGTCACCCAACGGAAACGAAATTGTATTTGTTTCGGATAGAAGTGGTAGCCCACAAATATACATTATGGGAAGCGATGGTTCGGATACCAGAAGACTTACATTTTCGGGCAATTATAATACATCGCCGGTATGGTCACCAAAAGGAGATAGAATTGCTTATGTATCCCAGGAAGGAAACCGTTTCCAAATTTATACGATTTCTGTAAATGGAGAGAATGAAATGTGTCTTACGTATGAAGGAAACAACGAGGAACCAAGCTGGTCTCCGGACGGATTGCATTTATGTTTTGTTTCCGATCGTGGCGGTAGATATGAAGTTTATACTATGCACTGGGATGGTTCCTGTCAAAAAAGGATAGCCGGTTTAGCTGATGGATGTTACTCCTCTCGCTGGTCGCCCTATTTCAAGACTACAAAGTAA
- a CDS encoding cation diffusion facilitator family transporter codes for MKNVKLRAALVSNISNTFLVISKFIIGVVSGSVSIISEAIHSGMDLIASLIAFLSIKKASNPADEKHRYGYGKFEDISGLLEGQLIFVAAGWIIYQAIHKMLYHKTQIEFLELGIIVMAGSSIINFFVSNYLYKISKKYDSIALEADALHLRTDVYTSVGIFVGLFLIKIFKLEILDPIIAIIVALFIIRTSMELVTRSFRNLTDFRLSEDDLSRIHKIINEHNSEFVDFHELRGRKAGSERHLDFHLTIKKDTNLEKAHSFCDHLEEDIKKEFPGTQIMIHLEPKQEDTE; via the coding sequence ATGAAGAATGTAAAACTAAGAGCTGCGCTTGTATCAAACATATCCAATACTTTTTTAGTTATCAGTAAGTTTATTATAGGCGTTGTTAGTGGGTCTGTTAGCATTATCTCCGAAGCAATACACTCCGGGATGGATTTAATAGCCTCGCTAATTGCTTTTTTGTCAATAAAAAAAGCAAGTAATCCGGCAGATGAAAAACACCGCTATGGCTATGGGAAATTCGAAGACATATCAGGACTTTTAGAAGGGCAGTTGATTTTTGTTGCTGCAGGTTGGATTATTTATCAGGCAATTCATAAAATGTTATACCACAAAACACAGATAGAATTTTTAGAATTAGGAATTATCGTAATGGCTGGTTCGTCAATAATAAATTTTTTTGTTTCTAATTATTTATACAAAATAAGTAAAAAATACGATTCCATTGCGCTTGAGGCAGATGCCTTACACTTAAGAACGGATGTTTATACTTCTGTTGGAATATTTGTCGGATTGTTTTTAATTAAAATATTTAAGCTGGAAATATTAGACCCAATAATTGCAATTATTGTTGCATTATTTATTATAAGGACATCTATGGAACTCGTAACCCGTTCTTTCAGAAACCTTACTGATTTTAGATTATCGGAGGATGATTTAAGTAGAATCCATAAAATAATTAATGAACATAATTCAGAGTTCGTTGATTTCCATGAATTGCGTGGCAGAAAAGCAGGTTCAGAAAGACATCTCGACTTTCATTTGACTATAAAAAAAGATACCAACCTTGAAAAGGCTCATAGTTTTTGTGACCACTTAGAAGAAGATATAAAAAAAGAATTCCCGGGCACACAAATTATGATCCACCTAGAACCTAAACAAGAAGATACGGAATAA
- a CDS encoding MotA/TolQ/ExbB proton channel family protein: protein MLNALSKWNIGGATLASGWAGKSIIIILFVISVIAIAIFIYKIKEFRKISIRNDKFLSAFHKKTSLSEFYKLNTEFDCPLSRIFDSAYRPISGMNQEVNKNIKETMSFSSMEHSLVKEKHKIESQLIFLATTVVISPFLGLLGTVWGILDAFMDIKTFGSAHINVVAPGMAEALVTTVAGLCVAIPAVAFYNYLLNRANKFIDELEVFEKELINEIRLSL, encoded by the coding sequence ATGCTAAACGCTTTATCAAAATGGAATATAGGTGGCGCAACTCTTGCTTCAGGATGGGCCGGCAAATCAATAATCATCATACTATTTGTCATCTCAGTTATAGCGATAGCTATCTTTATATATAAGATTAAAGAATTTAGAAAAATATCTATTCGTAATGATAAGTTTTTATCGGCTTTTCATAAAAAGACCTCATTAAGCGAATTTTATAAATTAAATACCGAATTTGATTGTCCATTGTCCAGAATTTTTGATTCTGCATACAGACCGATTAGCGGGATGAACCAGGAAGTAAATAAAAATATAAAAGAAACAATGAGCTTTTCCTCTATGGAACATAGCCTGGTAAAAGAGAAACATAAAATCGAGAGCCAATTAATTTTTCTTGCTACTACGGTAGTTATAAGTCCTTTCCTTGGGTTGCTCGGAACAGTTTGGGGAATACTGGATGCATTTATGGATATAAAAACGTTTGGGTCTGCTCATATAAATGTTGTGGCTCCGGGAATGGCAGAAGCGCTTGTTACAACTGTGGCAGGATTATGTGTAGCTATTCCGGCGGTGGCATTTTATAACTATCTTCTGAATAGGGCGAATAAGTTTATTGATGAGTTGGAAGTGTTTGAAAAAGAGTTAATCAACGAAATACGGCTATCATTATGA
- a CDS encoding tetratricopeptide repeat protein has translation MRKKSSALLVLVVFLFSGCAVHNSIQNTKKQINDIDTNTKKIEVQVDSLSKEEINAISYTRAEIGTKLSELGDRTEKIENRINELQELYRKRTPSSVSDTTKKSSSEIYNIAYTDFTKGNYELAINGFRRFLSDFSDADNAQYWLGECYYSLEDYPSALQAFKNTTLNYPFSKKVPVALYKIISISKMTNDTLATKEYLKKLTEIYPNSAEAKLAKEMLIDTTKKK, from the coding sequence ATGAGAAAAAAAAGTAGTGCGTTATTGGTTTTAGTTGTTTTTTTGTTTAGTGGTTGTGCTGTCCACAATTCCATACAAAACACTAAAAAGCAGATAAACGATATTGACACTAACACCAAGAAAATAGAGGTGCAAGTGGATAGTTTATCAAAAGAAGAGATAAATGCTATTTCCTATACAAGGGCTGAAATAGGGACTAAATTATCGGAATTAGGAGACAGAACAGAAAAAATAGAAAATAGAATCAATGAGTTACAGGAACTTTATAGAAAAAGAACGCCCAGTAGCGTAAGCGATACGACTAAAAAAAGTAGTTCGGAAATTTACAACATAGCGTATACAGATTTTACCAAAGGAAATTATGAACTTGCAATTAATGGATTCAGAAGGTTTTTATCCGATTTTTCCGATGCAGATAATGCTCAATATTGGCTTGGGGAGTGTTATTATTCGCTGGAAGATTATCCTTCTGCTTTGCAGGCTTTCAAAAATACTACCTTAAATTATCCATTTAGTAAAAAAGTTCCCGTTGCGTTATACAAAATTATCAGTATTTCGAAAATGACAAATGATACTCTGGCGACAAAAGAATATTTAAAAAAATTAACGGAGATATATCCTAATTCTGCTGAAGCAAAACTTGCAAAAGAAATGCTTATAGATACAACCAAAAAGAAATAA
- a CDS encoding biopolymer transporter ExbD codes for MRRAKTMMAEINITSLTDVSLTLLIIFIVSAPLLKAGMDVSLPKTSAAKITEKESIMVTINKNKEIFIDDKKVSLVDFGDKFKAFMSSQPGKAVYLKSDKEVPYGTVIDIVGKIKLAGVENLGLAAELERTRSAK; via the coding sequence ATGAGAAGAGCAAAAACAATGATGGCGGAAATAAATATCACCTCGCTTACTGACGTAAGTTTGACATTACTCATTATATTTATCGTATCAGCTCCTTTATTGAAAGCAGGTATGGATGTTTCATTGCCCAAAACATCAGCGGCTAAAATTACGGAAAAAGAAAGCATAATGGTTACGATTAATAAAAACAAAGAAATATTTATTGACGATAAAAAAGTGTCTTTAGTAGATTTCGGGGATAAATTTAAAGCTTTTATGTCCTCACAACCCGGGAAAGCAGTTTATCTCAAGTCTGATAAAGAGGTGCCGTACGGTACGGTTATTGATATTGTTGGGAAAATAAAATTGGCAGGTGTAGAAAATCTTGGGCTTGCTGCGGAATTAGAGCGCACCAGAAGCGCAAAATGA
- a CDS encoding MFS transporter, whose product MTTFYFIQFATNVAFVSVLIFIPLIAKDCGANSATIGALVAAYNGMLFLSSALFGRLADLKGGKVFILIGLFFSAVVFFSHRFIFNITSLFFIRCLAGFAIGMFPAAILAAVYRRNTNIGAFTASGSLGWTVGSIVAGVIAVYKNLFLFSAICFFVSFFVALLFLKQENVRIKQPFFDAALFKKNWRIYLSFFLRHSGAFGIWTIFPLFLAELGANKLWIGIIYGLNSLGQFFFMLYLGKVKSTKLIQMGLYFSIATFIAFGLCHTYKQILPFQLLLAFSWSCLYLGCLKYLMERNEEHSSVAGIFNSLTGLAGIVGPLIGGMAGIFGYPMVMFVAALMSIAGAFIKINP is encoded by the coding sequence TTGACAACTTTTTATTTTATACAATTTGCGACAAATGTAGCATTTGTGAGTGTTCTTATTTTTATTCCGTTAATTGCGAAAGATTGTGGCGCAAATTCTGCGACGATTGGAGCATTAGTTGCGGCTTATAACGGTATGCTTTTTTTATCTTCTGCTTTGTTTGGTCGCCTTGCAGATTTAAAAGGAGGCAAAGTATTTATTTTAATCGGACTTTTCTTTTCTGCCGTTGTGTTTTTCTCTCATAGATTTATTTTTAATATTACTTCACTTTTTTTCATTAGATGTTTAGCAGGTTTTGCTATTGGTATGTTTCCTGCTGCCATATTAGCAGCTGTTTACAGAAGGAATACTAACATTGGAGCTTTTACTGCATCCGGTTCGTTAGGGTGGACTGTAGGTTCTATTGTGGCAGGCGTTATCGCAGTATATAAAAATCTTTTTTTATTCTCGGCTATATGTTTTTTTGTGTCCTTTTTTGTTGCATTGCTTTTCTTAAAACAGGAAAATGTTCGGATTAAACAACCATTTTTTGATGCAGCGCTTTTTAAAAAAAATTGGCGAATCTACTTGTCTTTCTTTTTAAGACATTCCGGAGCTTTTGGAATTTGGACAATATTCCCATTGTTTTTGGCAGAACTTGGAGCCAATAAATTATGGATAGGGATAATTTATGGTCTTAACTCTTTGGGACAATTTTTCTTTATGTTATACTTAGGAAAAGTCAAAAGTACCAAATTGATTCAAATGGGATTGTATTTTTCTATTGCTACTTTTATTGCTTTTGGCTTATGTCATACATATAAACAGATTTTACCTTTTCAACTGCTTTTGGCATTTTCCTGGTCATGTCTTTATCTTGGTTGTTTAAAATATTTGATGGAACGTAATGAAGAACATTCGAGTGTAGCAGGAATATTTAATTCGCTTACCGGTTTGGCCGGTATCGTAGGCCCTTTGATTGGTGGAATGGCCGGAATATTTGGGTATCCTATGGTAATGTTTGTGGCGGCGCTAATGTCGATAGCAGGAGCTTTTATAAAAATAAATCCGTAA
- a CDS encoding OmpA family protein encodes MSKKLLLVLVAFFVVMGCQKKVAKVEEKLPEPVVEEAAPVDTMPSSEAIQGKLQTVHFDFNKYVVRTDDGKILEANAKVFAVYPNVSVLIEGNTCDIGTNEYNMALGEKRANAAKDYLVKLGVNAERLSTISYGEEKPVDPAHTETARVQNRRADFKVK; translated from the coding sequence ATGAGTAAAAAATTATTGCTTGTTTTGGTTGCTTTCTTTGTAGTAATGGGTTGTCAGAAGAAGGTGGCAAAAGTAGAGGAAAAATTGCCAGAACCAGTAGTTGAAGAAGCGGCTCCGGTAGATACTATGCCAAGTTCTGAAGCCATACAGGGAAAACTGCAAACTGTACATTTTGACTTCAATAAATATGTCGTAAGAACAGATGATGGTAAGATTCTTGAAGCAAATGCAAAAGTTTTTGCTGTGTACCCAAATGTTAGCGTTCTTATAGAAGGGAATACCTGTGATATAGGAACTAACGAATATAATATGGCACTTGGAGAAAAGAGAGCTAATGCGGCAAAAGATTATCTCGTGAAGCTTGGAGTTAATGCAGAAAGACTCTCAACAATTAGTTACGGTGAAGAAAAACCTGTTGATCCGGCACATACGGAAACGGCAAGAGTTCAGAACAGAAGAGCAGATTTCAAGGTAAAATAG